From Rickettsiales bacterium, the proteins below share one genomic window:
- a CDS encoding TraX family protein, with translation MKDFFANIIEFSSPSTQNRVCNNYDVLKFIAIFTMVIDHIGSYFFQDIEIFREIGRIAFPIFLFLVGYSEKFEPRYNLLFYGIIITIAHNSLIKFQQADILISIFLSCLVMKYLKNKNYLDIKYFNEILISTIIWSFFTSFIFAYGTIAFMFAIAGYFFKTQPENNKVKLFLFISIFFNLLNYYVFSSTPKTSLNTIFIVLIGYITYFLLSNFRLSEVNFIGKDLIKSVSQNALFIYIFHKLLFILMAYYAR, from the coding sequence ATGAAAGATTTTTTTGCAAATATCATTGAATTTTCCTCCCCCTCAACACAAAATAGGGTTTGTAATAACTATGATGTTTTGAAATTTATAGCCATTTTCACAATGGTTATTGATCATATTGGCAGTTACTTCTTTCAAGATATTGAAATATTTAGGGAAATTGGCAGAATTGCCTTCCCAATTTTCCTATTTTTAGTCGGCTATTCAGAAAAATTTGAGCCTCGTTATAACCTTCTTTTTTACGGAATTATAATAACAATTGCTCATAATTCCTTAATAAAATTTCAACAAGCGGATATCTTAATAAGTATTTTCTTGAGCTGCCTTGTTATGAAATACCTTAAAAACAAGAATTATTTAGATATAAAATATTTCAATGAAATTTTAATCTCTACAATCATTTGGAGTTTTTTCACCAGCTTTATTTTTGCTTATGGAACGATAGCTTTTATGTTTGCAATCGCAGGATATTTTTTCAAAACCCAACCGGAAAATAATAAAGTTAAGCTATTCTTATTTATTTCAATTTTCTTTAATTTACTAAATTATTATGTTTTTTCTAGCACTCCAAAAACCAGCTTAAATACAATTTTTATAGTATTGATTGGCTATATAACTTATTTTCTATTAAGTAATTTCAGATTATCTGAAGTAAATTTTATTGGTAAAGATCTTATAAAATCCGTCTCTCAAAACGCTCTATTTATCTATATTTTTCACAAATTATTATTTATTCTTATGGCTTATTATGCTCGTTAA
- a CDS encoding TrbC/VirB2 family protein, which yields MKKNYLLTLLAMFFIPMIANAQTPFDQACEIFDCIMNDGIILVVATVAILFLGIGAFFGKVNWGLVLITTIAIVVISGAYQIAVLITNDQLQGGSCGDGTCDGILVQ from the coding sequence ATGAAAAAAAATTATTTATTAACATTATTGGCAATGTTCTTCATTCCAATGATAGCAAATGCTCAAACGCCTTTTGATCAAGCGTGTGAGATTTTTGATTGTATTATGAATGATGGTATTATTCTAGTAGTTGCGACGGTCGCAATATTATTCTTAGGCATTGGTGCTTTCTTCGGAAAAGTGAACTGGGGTTTAGTTTTGATAACAACTATTGCTATCGTTGTGATATCAGGTGCTTATCAAATTGCAGTTTTAATTACTAATGATCAGCTTCAAGGAGGTTCATGTGGTGATGGAACATGCGATGGTATATTAGTGCAATAA
- a CDS encoding TrbC/VirB2 family protein produces MHNLIKFTALVTFLMLPEFSFCNDAESVSSKLCELRQMLCGGGFGIALVTAVVLTIGVLALIGKINWPFIIIMVCCIIVYMSAHQITSMLINEDVNCECIN; encoded by the coding sequence ATGCATAATTTGATTAAATTTACAGCTCTGGTAACATTTCTGATGTTGCCAGAGTTTTCTTTTTGTAATGATGCAGAAAGCGTTTCTTCTAAGCTATGTGAATTAAGGCAGATGCTATGCGGTGGCGGTTTTGGTATAGCTTTAGTTACAGCAGTTGTATTGACTATCGGAGTTCTCGCTTTAATCGGTAAAATAAATTGGCCTTTTATTATTATAATGGTTTGCTGTATAATAGTTTATATGAGTGCACACCAAATAACTTCAATGCTAATAAATGAAGATGTAAATTGTGAGTGTATTAATTGA
- the murD gene encoding UDP-N-acetylmuramoyl-L-alanine--D-glutamate ligase, whose amino-acid sequence MKKIAIVGLGKSGLASAEYFQKKNIPILLYDDNKNTKTPDYLPNITDYKNWNFDEISEILFSPGIPVELPKPHPIAEIAKQKNIPIISDIEVLARDKNPTSKIIAITGTNGKSTTTALVHHILKENNIDCQIGGNFGIPALSLDVERKNSWFVLEVSSFQLDITPKAKFEVAIFLNLTPDHMERYQTLERYAKSKMRIFLGQERTDLGIICTDTEIMKNLAEEISKHNNIFKFKTGDFFKNEFFPNLMGLHNLQNISAAYLATKQAGLTDNQIISAIKTFSGLDHRMQKVAEHSRVIFINDSKATNADATEPALKTYENIFWLAGGVPKEGGIESLKEYFSKINTAYFYGQAKDEFAKTFKNAGFGNFKILAGFKDAFNEAKKDAIENGKINNKPKPVLLLSPACASFDEFKNYEERGNLFKDLSNKLN is encoded by the coding sequence ATGAAAAAAATTGCGATAGTAGGACTCGGCAAATCAGGCTTAGCATCTGCGGAATATTTTCAGAAGAAAAATATTCCAATTCTGCTTTATGATGATAACAAAAACACCAAAACTCCGGATTATCTTCCCAACATTACTGACTATAAAAACTGGAATTTTGATGAAATTTCTGAAATATTATTTTCACCCGGCATTCCAGTTGAACTTCCAAAACCTCACCCTATTGCAGAAATTGCCAAGCAGAAAAATATTCCAATAATTAGTGATATTGAAGTTTTAGCTCGTGATAAAAACCCTACCTCAAAAATTATTGCAATTACTGGAACTAATGGAAAATCAACCACTACAGCCTTAGTTCATCATATCCTTAAAGAAAATAATATTGATTGCCAAATCGGGGGAAATTTTGGAATACCCGCACTAAGCCTTGATGTTGAAAGAAAAAACAGCTGGTTCGTGCTTGAAGTATCTTCTTTTCAACTTGATATTACTCCTAAAGCAAAGTTTGAAGTTGCAATTTTCCTAAACCTCACGCCAGACCATATGGAAAGATATCAAACCCTTGAGCGTTATGCAAAATCTAAAATGCGAATTTTCTTAGGGCAGGAAAGAACTGATTTAGGAATAATCTGCACTGATACTGAAATAATGAAAAACCTCGCAGAAGAAATTTCAAAGCACAATAATATTTTCAAATTCAAAACTGGTGATTTTTTTAAGAATGAGTTTTTCCCTAATTTGATGGGGCTTCATAATTTACAAAATATCTCGGCGGCTTATCTTGCCACAAAACAGGCTGGGCTTACTGATAATCAAATTATCTCAGCAATAAAAACTTTTTCAGGACTAGATCACAGAATGCAAAAAGTGGCAGAACATTCTAGGGTTATTTTTATCAATGATTCCAAAGCAACCAATGCTGATGCAACTGAACCTGCACTAAAAACCTATGAAAATATTTTTTGGCTTGCTGGTGGCGTTCCAAAAGAGGGCGGAATTGAAAGCCTTAAGGAATATTTTAGTAAAATAAATACTGCTTATTTTTATGGGCAGGCAAAAGATGAATTCGCAAAAACTTTCAAGAATGCTGGTTTTGGCAATTTCAAAATTTTAGCAGGCTTCAAAGATGCTTTTAATGAGGCTAAAAAAGATGCGATAGAAAATGGCAAAATAAATAATAAACCTAAGCCGGTTTTGTTGCTATCTCCAGCCTGTGCCTCATTCGATGAATTCAAGAATTACGAGGAAAGGGGAAATTTGTTTAAGGATTTATCTAATAAACTCAATTAA